AACGATGGCCTTTTTGTGCAACACCGCTTTTACAGAAACTTCTTTACACGATCTTTTTGTGCAACACCGCTTTTACAGAAACTTCTTTACACGATCACGAATTACCCTGAAAAGGTCGTTGACTGTGGGGTATTCTGGAGAACTCAGGGGTTTGGCGGACAGGGTTATCAAGGGGTTACATATGGAGGTCATGGGGTTTCCAGGGGTTGGAGGCTGTATCCCTTTGTCTCGCGCGCGCCAAGGAGGGTGACAGCGCCGCCATCGGCGTGGAGGCGCACGCCGCCGTGCCAGTCGGTGCGCCACACGGGGATGCCGCGCTCCTGATAGGTTTCCATGACGCCCCGGCCCAGGGCAGGCAGGCGGCTTGTGGCGCGGGTGGACACGACCACGGCGCGGGGCCGCACGGCGTCCAGCAGGGCGCCGCTGTTCGAGGTGGCGGAACCGTGGTGGGGCGCTTTGAGAATGTCCGCCCGGCAGTCATTTACTGCCAGGGCGCGCTCTCCCGCGCGCTCGATGTCCCCGGCGAAGAGCACGGAGAGTTCCGGCCATGAGACGCGCAGCGCGAGGGAGTTGTCGTTGTCCGAGGCGTGGGGCAGTCCGCCGGGGGGCGGGTGCAGCACGTCCACCCGCGCGCCGTCGAGCGCCGGCGCGTCGCCCGCGGCCACCCGGACAACGGACACGCCCCGTTCCTCGCAGAGGTCCAGCAGGGCCTGTTCGAGGACATGCGTCGTGCCGGTTTCCGGTCCCAGCCAGACTCGGCCCACGGGAAAGGTCCGGACGATGTGGAGCACGCCGCCGATGTGGTCGCTGTCGGCGTGGGTGACGGCGACGGCGTCAATGCGGCGGATGCCATGCGCGCGGAGGAAGGGCGCGACGGTGTCCTTTCCCGCGTCCCGTCCGGCAAGGAGGTTTCCGCCGTCCACCAGCAGGGTCGCACCCGAGGGAGTCATGAGGAATGCGGCGTCCGCATGGCCGACATCCAGAAAGTCCACCGTGCCCGGGGGATAGGCGGGCCGCCAGAAAAAGAGGGACAGGCCGAACAGGGCGGCCGCGGCCAGCATGCGGCGCCGGGCCGGCCTTTCCATGGACAGCAGTCCCCGGAGCGCCAGGCAGGCGGCGGTCCACAGGACCAGAGCGGCCACGGTGGGCGGCGGGACGAGGCTGTGGCCGCCGGGGACGGCGGCGGCCAGGGCCACGGTCCCCTCGATGAGGGCGACCACGGGGGCTAGGGCATGACCCGCCAGCAGTGCGGCGGGGGGAAGGAGCAGCGCCGCGGCCACCACGGCGAGGCATAGCCACAGAGCGACACCCAGCAGGGGGACGACCAGCAGGTTTGCCGCGAGGCCCGCCAGGGGGAGGACCTGGAAATGCCACGCGGCCAAGGGCAGGGTGAGCGCCTGCGCCGAGAGGCCCGTGGCCACGGGGCCGCGCAGGATTCCCGGCACTTGTGTGAGCCGCGCCGCGAGGGGCC
The sequence above is a segment of the Candidatus Hydrogenedentota bacterium genome. Coding sequences within it:
- a CDS encoding DNA internalization-related competence protein ComEC/Rec2; this translates as MNRHWVLAALGLAAGILPASFLPPDPFWAAPSLAALVWGAALVWVLGRLPFRDTAAVLGCCMGLGALLYALAAPPPGGDALARRAVGRPGQLVTIEGVVRQAPALVGEGESCRFILRADTIALPEGNAGLPVSHCAVSWRKPKSTIADGDRVRVTGRLNPGMGSVNHGLSGYETVMRRRGVFCGLEVQPSALELVTPGRWSPRRWVSRWRQWQAARLAENVPEPALPFALGVWLGERSGLGGDAYQRYVLSGTAHILSVSGIHVGLVYLALAFVLGIPLRNRRLRALLVMAGIFAFALAAGARLSTLRAALMAATVLVYDLFDREPDTPSALGIAGFLMLALSPNSLFDTGFLLSYTAMASLLLFQRPLAARLTQVPGILRGPVATGLSAQALTLPLAAWHFQVLPLAGLAANLLVVPLLGVALWLCLAVVAAALLLPPAALLAGHALAPVVALIEGTVALAAAVPGGHSLVPPPTVAALVLWTAACLALRGLLSMERPARRRMLAAAALFGLSLFFWRPAYPPGTVDFLDVGHADAAFLMTPSGATLLVDGGNLLAGRDAGKDTVAPFLRAHGIRRIDAVAVTHADSDHIGGVLHIVRTFPVGRVWLGPETGTTHVLEQALLDLCEERGVSVVRVAAGDAPALDGARVDVLHPPPGGLPHASDNDNSLALRVSWPELSVLFAGDIERAGERALAVNDCRADILKAPHHGSATSNSGALLDAVRPRAVVVSTRATSRLPALGRGVMETYQERGIPVWRTDWHGGVRLHADGGAVTLLGARETKGYSLQPLETP